A region of Granulicella aggregans DNA encodes the following proteins:
- the argC gene encoding N-acetyl-gamma-glutamyl-phosphate reductase, which yields MSVLTPQESGLHAKYVPVPSTVRTAVAGVSGYAGGELARLLLHHPRLADTAPTFLGRPGEEAAKLYLTDLQPQLATSGPSPEVVPFSWDRLVDEGIEVLFLATPHEQSREWVPEAIARNIRVVDLSGAWRLNDDANRAVYKLTDANPSLARNLQAEAVYGCPELHRKDLRDARIVANPGCYATSIILALAPLLDAGIIDLAPGIICDAKSGVSGAGKAATAKTHFMYAADNLSAYAVFGHRHTGELLEQLNLDAADIQFTPHLLPIPRGILSTIYVRLLENTHPEKIESIFRAFYATSPLVRVRGNGNLPQIQYIVRTNFCDIGFELEPGGKRLVIVSCLDNLLKGAAGQAVQNLNLMCGWNEAEGLL from the coding sequence ATCTCTGTACTCACTCCCCAGGAATCCGGCCTCCACGCGAAGTACGTTCCCGTGCCCAGCACTGTTCGCACCGCCGTCGCTGGCGTCAGCGGCTACGCCGGCGGCGAACTCGCGCGGCTACTCCTGCATCATCCTCGTCTCGCCGATACCGCCCCAACTTTCCTGGGCCGCCCCGGAGAAGAGGCTGCGAAGCTCTACCTCACTGACCTTCAGCCCCAACTCGCGACCAGCGGCCCGTCGCCCGAAGTTGTTCCCTTCTCCTGGGACCGCCTCGTCGACGAAGGCATTGAGGTTCTCTTCCTCGCCACCCCGCACGAGCAATCCCGCGAGTGGGTTCCCGAGGCCATCGCCCGCAACATCCGCGTCGTCGACCTCAGCGGAGCGTGGCGTCTCAACGACGATGCCAACCGCGCCGTCTACAAGCTCACCGACGCCAACCCCAGCCTCGCTCGCAACCTGCAGGCCGAGGCCGTCTACGGCTGCCCTGAGCTCCATCGCAAAGACCTTCGCGACGCCCGCATCGTCGCCAACCCCGGCTGTTACGCGACCTCGATCATCCTCGCCCTCGCTCCCCTGCTTGATGCCGGGATCATCGATCTTGCCCCGGGAATCATCTGCGACGCCAAGTCCGGTGTCAGCGGAGCGGGCAAGGCCGCAACCGCGAAGACCCACTTCATGTACGCGGCGGATAATCTCTCCGCTTACGCCGTGTTCGGCCATCGCCATACCGGCGAGTTGCTTGAACAACTCAACCTCGACGCCGCCGACATCCAATTCACGCCGCACCTGCTGCCGATCCCGCGCGGCATTCTGTCTACCATCTACGTCCGCCTGCTCGAGAACACACACCCCGAGAAGATCGAATCGATCTTCCGCGCTTTCTACGCCACCAGCCCGCTCGTCCGCGTGCGCGGCAACGGCAATCTTCCCCAGATCCAGTACATCGTTCGCACGAACTTCTGCGACATCGGCTTCGAGCTTGAACCCGGCGGCAAACGCCTCGTCATCGTCTCCTGCCTCGATAATCTACTCAAGGGCGCTGCCGGTCAGGCCGTCCAGAACCTCAACCTCATGTGCGGTTGGAATGAAGCGGAGGGTCTCCTTTGA
- a CDS encoding arginine repressor, with translation MKQQRHNAIRELLVNTPVTNQDDLRIKLAGLGFHVTQATLSRDIHELRLLKGPSGYALPNNSTEEDEGPGIREVLRSFGLEVRLASNLLVLITTTGSAQPVAAGVDYEDWSEVVGTIAGDDTVLIICPDEKQARTLKARIEVLIG, from the coding sequence ATGAAACAGCAGCGCCACAACGCGATCCGAGAACTCCTGGTCAACACCCCGGTGACCAATCAGGATGACCTGCGCATCAAGCTGGCGGGGCTCGGATTCCATGTCACGCAGGCGACCCTGTCTCGAGATATACACGAACTTCGGCTCTTAAAGGGGCCTTCCGGCTACGCCCTGCCAAATAATTCAACCGAGGAAGATGAAGGCCCCGGTATTCGTGAAGTCCTGCGAAGTTTCGGCCTCGAAGTCCGTCTCGCCTCCAACCTCCTCGTCCTGATCACCACCACCGGCAGCGCCCAGCCTGTCGCCGCTGGCGTCGACTACGAAGACTGGTCCGAGGTCGTCGGCACCATCGCTGGAGACGACACCGTACTCATTATCTGTCCCGACGAAAAGCAGGCCCGCACGTTGAAGGCCAGAATCGAGGTCCTCATTGGCTGA
- a CDS encoding aspartate aminotransferase family protein, with translation MNLESLQAAEKKLLLNTYERNPYLFTSGKGVYLHDENGVEYLDLLSGIGCSALGYGHPVLEEAIIAQTKKILHTSNLFFHEHTAPLALRLTEISGLDRVFFTNSGTEAWEAAMKLARAHSVRLREEDKHLGKKFLALEHSFHGRTMGSVSTTHKAKYREPFSPLIPTVDFVPFNDVAALRAAFSSDYCAILLETVQGEGGIHPVSQEFFTAARELCDSTGALLIADEIQCGIGRTGKWFAYQHYNVLPDVTTLAKPIAGGVPMGAMLCTEEAAKAFHPGMHGTTFGGNPLALSAAIAVLDTIKRDGILEHVTKVGTYFIDRLNDLAKSHEAITEVRGLGLMIGVELNNATLAGDIARELMERKIIINRTSETVLRFLPPYILEKQHVDIAIAALDELFTLHENKVSPVLAGDTAHA, from the coding sequence ATGAACTTAGAATCCCTACAGGCCGCTGAAAAGAAGCTGCTGCTGAACACCTACGAACGCAACCCTTACCTCTTCACCAGCGGCAAGGGCGTCTATCTGCACGACGAGAACGGCGTCGAGTATCTCGACCTGCTCAGCGGCATCGGCTGCTCCGCGCTCGGCTACGGCCATCCAGTGCTGGAAGAAGCCATCATCGCTCAGACGAAGAAGATCCTTCACACTTCGAACCTGTTCTTCCACGAGCACACTGCTCCGCTCGCCCTTCGCCTGACAGAGATCAGCGGCCTCGACCGCGTCTTCTTCACCAACTCCGGCACCGAAGCCTGGGAGGCAGCGATGAAGCTGGCCCGCGCCCACTCCGTACGTCTCCGCGAAGAGGATAAGCACCTCGGCAAGAAGTTCCTTGCGCTCGAACACAGCTTCCACGGCCGCACCATGGGCTCAGTCTCGACGACACACAAAGCCAAGTACCGCGAGCCGTTTTCGCCCTTGATCCCGACCGTCGACTTCGTGCCATTTAACGATGTCGCCGCTCTCCGCGCCGCGTTCTCGTCTGACTACTGCGCCATCCTTCTCGAGACCGTTCAAGGCGAAGGCGGCATTCACCCCGTCTCGCAAGAGTTCTTCACTGCGGCTCGCGAACTTTGCGACTCCACCGGCGCTCTGCTCATCGCCGACGAGATCCAATGCGGCATCGGACGTACCGGCAAGTGGTTTGCCTACCAGCACTACAATGTGCTGCCCGACGTCACCACCCTCGCCAAGCCCATCGCTGGCGGCGTGCCCATGGGGGCGATGCTCTGCACCGAAGAAGCTGCCAAGGCCTTCCACCCAGGTATGCACGGAACGACATTCGGCGGCAATCCTCTGGCTCTTTCGGCCGCGATCGCCGTGCTCGACACGATCAAGCGCGATGGCATTCTCGAACATGTAACCAAAGTAGGCACATACTTCATCGACCGCCTGAACGACCTCGCAAAGTCGCACGAAGCGATCACGGAAGTCCGCGGCCTCGGCCTGATGATCGGCGTCGAACTCAACAACGCCACCCTAGCAGGAGACATCGCCCGCGAACTGATGGAGCGCAAGATCATCATCAATCGCACCAGCGAGACGGTCCTCCGCTTCCTGCCGCCCTATATCCTCGAAAAGCAACACGTCGACATCGCCATCGCCGCGCTCGACGAACTCTTCACTCTTCACGAGAACAAGGTCAGCCCGGTGCTGGCCGGAGACACCGCACATGCCTAA
- a CDS encoding GIY-YIG nuclease family protein: protein MPEGHVYILGSETGSLYTGVTSDFDKRLWEHRNGIKSTFATKYGCKRVLLHEEFTDIRSAIAREKEIKGWTRARKLALIAETNPEFKDLCAQHHWQMLHPQQAIADQK from the coding sequence ATGCCAGAAGGCCACGTCTACATCCTAGGCAGCGAGACTGGCTCCCTGTACACGGGCGTCACCAGCGACTTCGACAAGCGCCTCTGGGAACATCGCAACGGCATCAAATCCACCTTCGCGACCAAGTACGGTTGCAAAAGAGTCTTGCTCCACGAAGAGTTCACCGACATACGCTCCGCAATCGCGCGCGAGAAAGAGATCAAAGGCTGGACCCGCGCGAGGAAGCTCGCACTCATCGCAGAAACTAACCCTGAGTTCAAAGACCTTTGCGCACAGCATCACTGGCAGATGCTTCACCCGCAACAAGCTATCGCAGACCAGAAATAG
- the argF gene encoding ornithine carbamoyltransferase gives MPNKTAALSQKAIDNEEGLMSRPAPSTLGIQSDTAFSEAAKRLAGRDLCSIADLTVQEMAAIMELAHAVKNHPEDFRHALDARQMVLFFEKASLRTRLTFETAINTLGGNAIFVDQTQSPLGERESLPDMAHNVERWMSIMVLRTYSHDTITEMAACSKIPVINALSDLEHPCQAIADFFTLEEKFGSAEGLHFTYVGDGNNVCHSLMLTAAQLGTHCTVATPKGFQPKLDIIHKAIEIAESTGGSITLTHDPVKAVTGADAVYTDVCTSMGFEHEATKRAPIFKPYQVNEALMAHAQADAVFMHCLPAHRNAEVTDAVLDGPQSVVFDQAENRMHAQKALLLMLLGGAKRISNSRSRGIQARKRN, from the coding sequence ATGCCTAACAAGACCGCCGCCCTGAGCCAGAAGGCCATCGACAACGAGGAGGGCCTGATGTCCCGCCCAGCTCCCAGCACCCTCGGCATCCAGTCAGACACGGCATTCAGCGAAGCCGCGAAGCGCCTCGCTGGTCGCGACCTGTGTTCGATCGCAGACTTAACGGTCCAGGAGATGGCCGCCATCATGGAGCTCGCCCACGCCGTCAAGAACCACCCCGAGGACTTCCGCCACGCGCTCGACGCGCGCCAGATGGTCCTCTTCTTCGAGAAGGCGTCGCTCCGCACCCGGCTGACCTTCGAGACAGCGATCAACACCCTCGGCGGCAATGCCATCTTCGTCGACCAGACGCAGTCGCCGCTCGGCGAGCGCGAGTCGCTCCCCGACATGGCCCACAACGTCGAGCGCTGGATGTCCATCATGGTCCTCCGCACCTACTCGCACGACACCATCACGGAGATGGCCGCCTGCTCGAAGATCCCCGTCATCAACGCGCTCTCGGACCTCGAACACCCCTGCCAGGCCATCGCCGACTTCTTCACCCTCGAAGAAAAATTCGGCTCAGCCGAAGGCCTCCACTTCACCTACGTAGGCGACGGCAACAACGTCTGCCATTCGCTGATGCTCACCGCCGCGCAACTCGGCACCCACTGCACCGTCGCCACGCCCAAGGGCTTCCAACCCAAGCTCGACATCATCCACAAGGCCATCGAGATCGCCGAATCCACCGGCGGCAGCATCACACTGACGCACGACCCCGTCAAGGCCGTCACCGGCGCAGACGCCGTCTACACCGACGTCTGCACCAGCATGGGCTTCGAGCACGAAGCCACCAAGCGCGCCCCCATCTTCAAGCCCTACCAGGTCAACGAAGCCCTGATGGCGCACGCCCAGGCAGACGCCGTCTTCATGCACTGCCTGCCCGCCCACCGCAACGCCGAGGTAACGGATGCCGTTCTCGACGGCCCGCAATCGGTAGTCTTCGACCAGGCTGAGAATCGTATGCACGCCCAGAAGGCTCTTCTGCTCATGTTGCTTGGCGGAGCAAAAAGGATCTCAAATAGTCGCAGCCGCGGCATACAAGCACGTAAGCGCAACTAG
- a CDS encoding glutamate synthase-related protein has protein sequence MSIPKYIDIMAISTQNTQSMGCRRSSGSVASNLAVDPLLSPKRPTTKSSGSLIHGVYTGKSLIDPMFDHDSCGVGFVASVDAVPTHEILQQALTALGRLAHRGAVASDGKSSDGVGVTAAVPRELLLRATDVTLPDDATLGLGMLFLPVEETRAEEVLTRCLESNDLQVLCWRDVPTCTDCLGEIALSTMPKIRQVLVASAEGVSDENIERRLYLARKQFEKIHEQDEITGYICSLSSRTVVYKAMCTGNHLADYFPDLASPDFVTPFALFHQRYATNTLPTWHRAQPGRTLAHNGEINTVWGNRVRMAARDSTLPVECKPVLTKGGTDSTSLDEAIELISMNGRTLSEAVRMLMPPAAEGHQRSMFLRYHSACAEPWDGPAAIAFTDGQVVGAALDRNGLRPCRFAITSDGLVVAGSEAGLVDLDPEKVIESGRLGPGQMLVVDLVAGKVYDDEALLDLFDRGATYAQLAEISPLAALPLHELPESSKLLAMQRGFGYTREDVKMILQPMAVEGKDAVWSMGDDTPLAFLARSPRPVYAFFRQRFAQVTNPAIDPLREACVVSLDTRLGPWPHLLDKNAPLPGLSLKSPFLSLGQVESLRRGKYPHLSDLRFAELPCLFAPSSSLLQGLDAVCMRAIELVRGGTRILLLTDRGATAEALPVPMAMATGAVHQALVAAGLRTLAGLAVEAGDCRDIHHAAVLIGYGAGAVCPWLALETALSLAPAGSDATAAEAKMLKSLDAGLAKVMSKMGISVVDSYRGAHLFDILGLHSSVVDRCFPNTPAPLSGIGFAELDKHLRETWIGEAASAVPAPSADLPDYGWVRFRKTERAEPHAWQPATVKALQSVVGSARGVALSTDPAAAFAIYSRDVIARDPSVLRDLLEIRPAGAELRLEDVQTPAELCKKFIASAMSLGSLSPEAHSTITIAMNTLGGRSNTGEGGEDRDVYRSEPVIASAPAGSSRMQMQAEGSVAVAEPVVEAPSVQHLLNNKIKQVASGRFGVTAEYLAHAEEIEIKVAQGAKPGEGGQLPGFKVSGLIARLRHAQPGVSLISPPPHHDIYSIEDLAQLIYDLKRVNPRAAVGVKLVSSCGVGTVAAGVAKAYADFIVIAGNTGGTGAAALSSIKYAGNPWELGLAEAQQVLMANGMRDRVRLRTDGGLATARDVLIAAMLGADEYAFGTAVLVVLGCDMARQCHLNTCPTGIATQKPELRAKFRGKPEHVVKFFEQLAGDLQHLLARYGLASIEDAVGRTDLLEQVRFDGNLDLQPLLAKVTDGPARWMGVRNDRPDPQPPLDEAWVVPAIKAVDAGQPFVVDSPITNANRSMGSRLAGELAMRDARGESGPVDVTFNLTGTAGQSFGAFITPGMKLILTGQANDFVGKGLSGGEIVIRARGLAARESGHHVILGNVALYGATAGTLFAAGRAGERFAVRNSGVTAVVEGVGDHGCEYMTGGVVVVLGEAGMNFGAGMTGGLAWVYDAAGKFIQRKRFHPDFIEPIAFTLADAAEQVKLKELISRHAEVSESSLAKSMLANWSEKSGAFVMLSPKPQA, from the coding sequence TTGTCGATTCCGAAGTATATTGACATCATGGCCATCTCTACGCAAAACACTCAAAGCATGGGCTGCAGGCGCTCTTCCGGGAGTGTCGCATCGAACCTCGCTGTCGATCCGTTGCTGAGCCCGAAACGGCCAACGACGAAGTCCAGCGGGTCTCTGATTCATGGAGTGTATACGGGCAAGTCGCTGATTGATCCCATGTTCGATCATGACTCCTGCGGCGTGGGATTTGTTGCCAGCGTGGACGCGGTGCCGACGCACGAGATTCTGCAGCAGGCTTTGACGGCTCTGGGACGGCTTGCGCATCGTGGCGCGGTGGCATCCGATGGCAAGAGCAGCGACGGGGTTGGCGTGACTGCGGCAGTGCCGCGGGAGTTGCTGCTGCGCGCGACGGATGTGACGCTACCCGATGATGCAACACTGGGCCTGGGCATGCTGTTTCTGCCCGTTGAGGAGACGCGTGCCGAAGAGGTGCTGACGCGTTGTTTGGAGTCCAACGACCTGCAGGTGCTTTGTTGGCGCGATGTTCCAACTTGTACGGACTGCCTGGGTGAGATTGCCCTCAGCACCATGCCGAAGATCCGCCAGGTACTGGTGGCGAGCGCGGAGGGCGTGAGCGACGAGAACATCGAACGCCGGCTTTACCTGGCGCGGAAGCAGTTCGAAAAGATCCACGAGCAGGATGAGATCACAGGATACATCTGCTCATTGTCTTCGCGGACGGTCGTCTACAAGGCAATGTGTACGGGGAACCATCTGGCGGACTACTTTCCCGACCTGGCGTCGCCTGATTTTGTGACGCCGTTTGCCCTGTTCCACCAGCGATATGCGACGAACACGCTCCCGACGTGGCACAGAGCGCAGCCGGGGCGGACGCTGGCGCATAACGGCGAGATCAACACCGTCTGGGGCAATCGGGTCCGAATGGCCGCGCGGGATTCTACGCTCCCGGTCGAGTGCAAGCCGGTGCTGACAAAGGGCGGAACGGACTCGACCAGCCTGGACGAAGCTATAGAGTTGATCTCGATGAATGGTCGCACGCTTTCTGAAGCAGTCCGAATGCTGATGCCTCCGGCAGCCGAGGGACACCAGCGGTCGATGTTTCTGCGCTATCACAGCGCATGTGCCGAGCCGTGGGACGGTCCGGCCGCGATTGCCTTTACGGATGGCCAGGTTGTCGGCGCGGCGCTGGACCGAAACGGTCTTCGTCCGTGCCGGTTTGCGATCACCAGTGATGGCCTGGTGGTTGCGGGTTCGGAGGCTGGACTTGTCGATCTCGATCCGGAGAAGGTGATCGAAAGCGGTCGCCTCGGGCCGGGGCAGATGCTGGTTGTCGATCTGGTGGCTGGGAAGGTCTATGACGACGAGGCCCTGCTCGACCTGTTTGATCGCGGCGCTACATACGCCCAGCTTGCGGAGATCTCGCCCCTTGCAGCTCTTCCGTTGCATGAACTGCCCGAGAGCTCGAAGTTGCTCGCAATGCAGCGTGGATTTGGCTATACGCGCGAAGACGTGAAGATGATCCTGCAGCCGATGGCTGTGGAGGGCAAGGATGCAGTCTGGTCAATGGGGGACGATACGCCGTTGGCGTTCCTGGCGCGCTCTCCGCGTCCGGTGTACGCGTTCTTTCGGCAGCGGTTCGCCCAGGTAACGAATCCAGCGATCGATCCGCTTCGCGAGGCGTGCGTGGTATCGCTGGATACGCGGCTGGGACCTTGGCCTCATCTGCTGGATAAAAATGCACCCCTGCCTGGACTCAGCCTGAAGTCGCCGTTCCTTTCGCTGGGACAGGTGGAGTCGCTCCGTCGAGGCAAGTACCCGCATCTCTCCGATCTTCGCTTCGCGGAGTTACCCTGCCTGTTTGCGCCGTCTTCGAGCTTGCTCCAAGGGCTGGACGCCGTCTGCATGAGAGCGATTGAACTGGTTCGTGGCGGAACTCGCATCCTGCTGCTGACGGACCGTGGCGCGACCGCCGAAGCTCTGCCGGTTCCAATGGCGATGGCGACGGGAGCAGTCCACCAGGCGCTGGTTGCGGCTGGACTACGGACGCTGGCCGGCCTCGCGGTGGAGGCAGGAGACTGCCGCGACATTCATCATGCCGCAGTCCTTATCGGTTATGGCGCGGGCGCGGTGTGTCCGTGGCTGGCTTTGGAGACGGCGTTGAGTCTTGCCCCTGCAGGCAGCGATGCGACGGCAGCGGAAGCGAAGATGCTAAAGTCGCTGGACGCAGGACTGGCGAAGGTGATGTCGAAGATGGGTATCTCCGTGGTGGACAGCTACCGCGGCGCACACCTGTTCGACATCCTGGGCCTGCATTCGAGCGTCGTAGACCGGTGCTTCCCGAATACGCCTGCACCGCTCTCAGGAATTGGATTCGCGGAGTTGGACAAGCACCTTCGTGAGACGTGGATTGGCGAAGCTGCGTCGGCAGTGCCAGCGCCCAGCGCAGACCTTCCCGATTATGGCTGGGTGCGCTTCCGCAAGACGGAGCGGGCAGAGCCCCACGCATGGCAACCGGCTACGGTGAAAGCACTGCAATCGGTTGTAGGCAGCGCGCGTGGAGTGGCATTGTCGACGGATCCGGCAGCGGCGTTCGCCATCTACTCGCGCGACGTGATCGCCCGCGATCCCTCTGTGCTGCGCGACCTGCTGGAGATCCGTCCGGCTGGCGCGGAGCTGCGGCTTGAGGATGTGCAGACACCGGCGGAGCTCTGCAAGAAGTTTATTGCGAGCGCGATGTCGCTGGGTTCGCTGAGTCCGGAGGCGCATTCGACGATCACGATTGCCATGAATACACTCGGCGGGCGGTCGAATACGGGCGAGGGTGGCGAAGATAGGGACGTCTATCGTTCGGAGCCGGTGATCGCAAGCGCGCCAGCGGGGTCTTCCCGCATGCAGATGCAGGCGGAGGGTTCGGTTGCCGTCGCGGAGCCTGTGGTGGAAGCTCCTTCGGTCCAGCATCTTCTGAACAACAAGATTAAGCAGGTGGCTTCTGGACGCTTCGGCGTGACTGCCGAGTATCTGGCGCACGCCGAAGAGATTGAGATCAAGGTGGCCCAGGGCGCGAAACCCGGTGAGGGTGGACAGCTTCCTGGGTTCAAAGTAAGCGGTCTGATCGCTCGCCTTCGCCATGCTCAGCCGGGAGTCTCGCTGATCTCGCCTCCACCACACCACGATATCTATTCGATCGAGGACCTTGCGCAACTGATCTACGACTTAAAGCGCGTGAATCCTCGCGCGGCGGTCGGAGTGAAGCTGGTCTCAAGCTGCGGTGTGGGAACAGTCGCTGCGGGTGTTGCCAAGGCGTATGCGGACTTCATCGTGATCGCAGGGAACACCGGCGGCACGGGTGCCGCGGCGCTTTCAAGCATCAAGTACGCGGGCAACCCATGGGAGCTTGGGTTGGCTGAGGCGCAGCAGGTGCTGATGGCCAACGGGATGCGCGATCGCGTGCGGCTGCGCACGGATGGTGGATTGGCGACGGCACGAGATGTCCTGATCGCGGCCATGCTGGGAGCGGATGAGTACGCCTTCGGTACGGCTGTTCTGGTGGTTCTGGGTTGCGACATGGCGCGCCAATGCCACCTGAACACCTGTCCGACGGGCATAGCAACCCAGAAGCCGGAGTTGCGGGCGAAGTTCCGTGGCAAGCCGGAGCATGTGGTGAAGTTTTTCGAGCAGTTGGCGGGAGACCTTCAGCATCTGCTGGCACGCTATGGGCTGGCATCGATTGAAGACGCGGTAGGACGGACGGATCTGTTGGAGCAGGTACGGTTCGACGGGAATCTGGATCTGCAGCCCTTGCTGGCAAAGGTAACGGATGGTCCCGCGCGCTGGATGGGAGTTCGTAATGACCGGCCCGATCCTCAGCCACCCCTGGATGAGGCGTGGGTTGTGCCTGCGATCAAGGCGGTCGATGCCGGTCAGCCCTTTGTGGTTGATTCGCCGATCACGAACGCGAACCGCTCCATGGGATCGCGGCTTGCAGGCGAACTGGCAATGCGCGATGCCCGGGGCGAGAGCGGTCCGGTCGACGTCACCTTCAACCTGACAGGAACTGCGGGACAGTCCTTCGGAGCTTTCATCACACCGGGAATGAAGCTGATTCTGACCGGGCAGGCGAACGACTTTGTCGGCAAGGGACTTTCGGGCGGCGAGATTGTGATTCGGGCCCGTGGTCTAGCGGCGCGGGAGAGCGGACATCATGTCATCCTCGGGAACGTCGCGCTTTATGGCGCGACTGCTGGGACGCTATTCGCTGCCGGACGCGCCGGGGAGCGCTTCGCCGTGAGGAACTCGGGGGTGACGGCGGTCGTCGAAGGCGTTGGCGACCATGGCTGCGAGTACATGACCGGTGGTGTCGTCGTGGTTCTGGGCGAGGCGGGAATGAACTTCGGGGCGGGCATGACCGGTGGTCTCGCGTGGGTCTATGACGCAGCCGGAAAGTTCATTCAGCGGAAGAGGTTTCACCCGGATTTCATTGAACCGATAGCATTTACTCTTGCTGATGCTGCCGAGCAAGTCAAGTTGAAGGAGCTCATCTCCAGGCATGCGGAGGTGTCGGAGAGCAGTCTGGCTAAGTCGATGCTGGCGAACTGGTCGGAGAAGTCGGGTGCCTTTGTGATGTTGTCGCCGAAACCACAGGCCTGA
- the argB gene encoding acetylglutamate kinase: protein MKYVVKLGGASLENKELLHSCGKAIAELVGDGNQVAVVHGGGVQLTKTLAQMGKVSQFISGLRVTDAETRDAALMVLAGRVNKSLVAALGQHGCAAVGLSGGDGHVFRARKKITQPDLGFVGEIAATDSRWLDAIWTMGAVPVISSIALGFDGEYYNINADEMASACAVATKADALVFLTDVPGVKGADGEVMRWLTLPQIVELEAASVITGGMLPKLHACRDALTHGVKRVRILPAESAQLLPDLISTRVNEGTEVMVA, encoded by the coding sequence TTGAAATACGTCGTCAAGCTCGGTGGAGCATCGCTCGAAAATAAAGAGCTACTCCACTCCTGCGGAAAGGCCATCGCCGAACTCGTCGGCGACGGCAACCAGGTCGCCGTCGTCCACGGCGGCGGTGTCCAACTCACCAAAACCCTCGCCCAGATGGGCAAGGTCAGCCAGTTCATCTCCGGTCTCCGCGTCACCGACGCCGAGACCCGCGACGCTGCACTGATGGTCCTCGCCGGCCGCGTAAACAAGTCGCTCGTCGCTGCGCTCGGCCAGCACGGCTGCGCTGCCGTCGGTCTCTCGGGCGGTGACGGCCACGTATTCCGCGCGCGCAAGAAGATCACCCAACCCGATCTCGGCTTCGTCGGCGAGATCGCCGCCACCGACTCGCGCTGGCTCGACGCTATCTGGACCATGGGCGCTGTCCCCGTCATCTCGTCCATCGCCCTCGGCTTCGACGGCGAGTACTACAACATCAACGCCGACGAGATGGCCTCCGCCTGCGCCGTCGCCACCAAGGCCGACGCCCTTGTCTTCCTTACCGACGTCCCCGGCGTCAAAGGAGCAGACGGCGAGGTGATGCGCTGGCTTACGCTGCCGCAGATCGTCGAGCTCGAAGCCGCCTCCGTCATTACCGGCGGCATGTTGCCCAAGCTCCACGCCTGCCGCGACGCCCTCACCCACGGCGTCAAGCGCGTTCGCATCCTTCCTGCAGAGTCCGCCCAACTCCTGCCCGATCTCATTTCAACCCGCGTCAATGAAGGTACGGAGGTGATGGTCGCATGA